DNA from Deinococcus deserti VCD115:
TTCGATACGGGTTCGAAATCCTCACCTTCAGTCCCGGAAGTGGTGTCGATCCCACCTGAACCACCTCACCGCAATGCGGACATCGCCCAAACCAAATTTGTTCCAACGCCCGGCTGGTGGTACGTCTGAGTTCCGGTAGGGTTGGAATCTCGGCAGCAACAGAACATTGTTGCTGTCGAAGGGTCTGCAAAAACATCATGGTCAGCAGTACCAGCACGATGTGGTGTTCAAGGCCTAGGAGTGACCGACCCTCGAAGTGGTCCAGGCCGAGTTCTTCCTTGCTTTGCAGGTGCAGAACCTCGCAGGCCCACCTGGCTTTGATGTCGCGAACCACCTGAGCCATGGATGTAGATGGTGCGTGATTGGTCACGTAGTACTTGATCTCACCTCCCCGCCGTTTCTCTCCCACCACCCAGACTGCTTCGCCTGGAAGATGCAACCCCCGCTTGTTCGGAAGGCCATCGGCAATCCGGCCACGGACCACCAGCCAGCGGGAACTCTTCGCTCCTTTGACCGTATGCCAGCGGTACGGAGGAATCTCATGGAGCACGTCCTTGACAGGACGTGCGATTTCGCTTGGGATCGGGTGTTTCCCGGGCCGTCCTCCAGTCTTCTGTGGCGGATCGCGCAGCGTCACGTCCAAGCTGAAGACCTTCTGGATCCCCACAATGCCCACCGCCCAAGTCAAGCCACGCTGGGACAGCGCTTGCCGGAAGTCCTTGTTGATGCCATAGCCCGCATCGGCCAGGACTACCCGAAACGTCACACCGGCGTCCAGCGCCCGGTCGAGCTCTTCCATGGCAATTTCACCCTTGGATCTGTAGTGCTGGCGTACCACTGGTACGCCAGCACCCTGACATCGTTCCGGATTCCCTGCCCACGACCCGGGCAGGAAGAGCCGCATACTCAAAGGGGCGAACAGGGAGCCATCCGACAGGGTGAGGGTAACCAGCGATTGGCAGTTGGCGATCTTGCCCAACGCTCCGCAGTACTGGTATGCAACCCCTACGCTTGCGTCTCCGCTTTTGGGCAATGCCGTGTCGTCAATGATCAACACGGCATTTTTACCCCCACAAAGTCGTTGAGCCTGCCGTTTCAGTCGGATCTCGATCTGCTCTGCGTCCCAATGGCTGACGTTCACGAAGTGGTGCAGACGCTGGTACGGCATGCCGACATGTTCAGCGATTGGTTGAGTGCTCTTGCGCTCCAGAGGGGCCAGCAGTCCGCGAACATAGCGGGGCAGGCATACCCGCTGTTTGGCATTGTCCAGGGTCTCCAGGTAGGGGGAGAGAAAGCCTCGGAAGGCACGCTGCCAGTTGTGTGGGACCGTCATGTCTCCAGCATCTTCCACCTGGGAAACCAGCGCCTACACGCATTCCAAGAGTGACAAAGTCGTGTTAGCAGGTGTATGACAAACGCACTGGCGCTTTCATCTGGGTTTCGCTTAGTAATTGAAAGCCTTCACTGTCAATGTAGAGGGGCATGACGTCATGTCTTACATGAGCTTCATACGCGGAACCTGTCCGGGTTTTCGCAGCCTGCTCATCTAAGCCGAGCGGAGAATGTGGTTCAAGAACGATTGAAGATATTGGGCGCTTGATGGCATGCTTGTCTACCTATCGTCAAGCGCTCAGCTTCAATATTGTTTGCGCCATTCACGAAGCTACGTCTTTCATGACACGGTCGTAGCCCATAACTGGACAATTCGCCCGTATTTAAAATCTCTGGCATCAAGCTAGTCGTGGTTGAATGTGGCCGTGCACCCCCCGTCTACAGTAACGATGGAGCCTGTCATAAACGAGCTCTCACCAGACGCGAGGAATATGACAGCCCTTGAGATTTCATCAGCGTGGGCCTGTCGGCCGAGAGGTTGGCGCGCTGCATTCGCTTCCCGGCGGTCGTGCGCTGCCTGTGCTTCCTCAGGCGGAAGGCTGGCACGGCGCCCTCCCATGTCGGTGTCTACGTAGCCTGGGCACACGGCATTGACGCGCACTCCACGCTGGCCGTAATCAACGGCCAGCTGCCGCGTGAGGTTCACGACTCCGCCTTTGGAAGCGCAGTAGGCAGGTGCATTGGGGGCTCCGATCAGACCGTAGGTCGACGCAACATTCACGATGACGCCCGAACCACTTTGCATGAGGTGCGGCAGAGCGTACCGGGCACAGAGAAAGGGACCGCGCAGGTTCACGGCCATGATGCGGTCCCAGGTTTCGAGGTCGAGCTCATGGGCGGGTGCGTTGTCACCGCCAATTCCAGCATTGTTGACAAGGATGTCAAGCTGTCCGAAGCGGTGAATGGCCGCCTCCATGAGATCGCGAACTTGAACATCACTGGCGACGTCACACGGAAAAAAAGTGGCCTCGCCGTTCGCTGCGGTGATGGCAGCCAGGGTCTGTTCTGCGCCCTCGGGGTGCACGTCAGCTATAACGACCTGTGCGCCTTCGGCAGCGGCTGCGAGAGCAATAGCGCGACCAATTCCACTGGATCCTCCAGTGACGAGCAGAACACGATCAGAGAGGCGTCCGACCGCACGGTCGTGCTCAGGTTTTTTCATGTCGCCTACTGTACACGGCACAAAGCAAATCAAAGATGCGCTTGGCGGATAGACTTTCTGTTCATTGGGTGTTATGCTCATCCATAACAACCATAACAACCATAACACTAATTCCGCGGTCAGCATCCATGGAGGTGCCCGAATGAATCGATTCATCCGAACCACGCTCGCTTTGAGTAGCATGCTCGCGTTCACTCAAGCTCTAGGGGTCACACGAGGTGGCGAGCTTGTCTATGGACGTTATGCAGACTCGCTGTTCCTCGATCCGGTTCTAAACGACGCCAATGTCGATATCTGGATCCTCACCAACCTGTACGACACCCTTCTTCAACCCACCGCCGACGGCAAAGGTGTGCAGCCGGGCCTCGCCTCCGCGTACACTGTTGCCCCCGATGGAAAAAGCATGCGGCTCACCCTGCGTCCCGGCCTGCGGTTTGCCGATGGCAGCGCTCTGACTGCGCAGGACGTCAAGTGGTCGCTCGACCGCGCCCGTAAGCCCGACAACGGCGCGTGGAGTGGCTCGCTGGCGTCCATCAGTAACATTGTTGCCAGTGGCAACACGGTCACACTGAATCTAAAGCAGCCCGACCCGACGCTTCCAGCGGCCCTCGCCACCTTCAACGCCGCCATCATGCCGCAGAAACTGTTCAACGCCGCGCGGGGCAGCACCGAAGCGGCCAAAGCCAAAGCCTTCGCCGAGAAACCCATCGGGTCCGGACCATTCGTGCTGAGCTCCTGGAAGAAGGGATCGTCAATGGTCCTGAAGCGCAATCCGTACTACTGGAAGAAAGGTGCAGACGGCAAAGCCCTGCCGTACCTGAACTCGATCCGTTTCGAAATCATTCCCGACGACAACACCCGCATCCTCAAACTGCAGGCGGGAGAGCTCCACGGAGCAGAGTTCATCCCGCTCAGCCGGGTCGCTGAACTCAAGGCCAACCCCAAGATCAACATGCAGCTGTTCCCTTCCACCAAGGTGAACACTGTTCTGATGAACAACCGTCCGAAGCTCAAGGACGGCACCGCGAACCCCCTGAGTGATGTCCGGGTCCGTCAGGCCCTGAACTACGCTACCAACAAGGAAGCTCTGGTTCAGATTGTTACCTTCGGTAACGGCAAGCCGATGCGGTCATTCATGTCCGCGACCACGCCGCTGTTCGCGCCGCAGGCCAGCTACACCTACGACCTGGCAAAAGCCAAGCAGCTTCTGGCCGACGCTGGATACCCAAACGGTTTTGAGGTGGTCACCCTTGCCACAAGCGGCAACGCAGACGACCTCGCGCTGCTCACGACGCTGCAGCAGATGTGGGGCGCAGCCGGCGTGCGGCTGAAGATCGAGCAGCTTGACAACGCTACCAAGACCGCCCGCTACCGGGCTGCCGACTTCCAGATGCGCACTGCCGCCTGGACGAACGACATCAACGACCCCAGTCAGATCACCAGTTACTTCGCTATCTACGACAACATCCAGTCGCTGTACACCGGCTACAAGAGCGCCGAGATTGACCGCCTCTTTGCGCAGAGCCAGCAGGAAACCAACCCTGCGCGCCGCGCCAGTCAGTACAACCAGATTCAGGGCATCTACATGAAAGCGGCGCCCATCGTGTTCCTGTATGAGACGCCGTACCCTGTTGCCTTGTCCAAGAACGTCAAGGGCTTCGTGCAGATCCCCCTGGGCAACAACATCTTCGCTGCAACGTCCTTAGAGAAGTAAAGCACCTGACGGGGCCGCGCCACTTTGACCGGTGGGCGTGGCCCCGTCAGTTTCTGGAGGAAAGTCATGCGCGCCACGTATGTGATCAAGCGGCTCCTGCAGATCATTCCCACGTTCATCGCGGTTCTGATCCTGGTGTTTCTGCTCGTGCGGCTGCTGCCCGGCGACCCGGCAAGCGCCATTCTCGGGGACCGTGCTACACCGGAAATCGTGGAGCGCACACGGCGCGAACTCGGGCTCGACAAGCCGCTGCCGGTGCAATTCGGCATTTTCGTGCAGAACCTGCTTCGTGGTGATCTTGGAGAAAGCAGCAGCCTGAAGGTGCCGGTCTTCCGGTTGATCGTAGAACGCCTGCCCGTCACGCTGTTCCTTTCGGCTTACGCCGCACTCATCGCTGTGCTTCTCGCTGTGCCGCTCGCGGTGCTGGCGGCCGTGCGCCGTGACACCTGGGTCGACAGCCTTATCCGCGGTGTCTTCCAGGTGGCGCTATCACTGCCGGTGTTCTACGTGGCGCTGCAGCTGCTCACGCTGCTCGGGGCGAAACTCGGGTGGTTCCCCATCGGGGGATACGGTGACAGCCTCAAGGACCACCTGTACCACCTGTTTCTTCCGGCCCTCACGCTTGGCTTTAACCTCGCGGCCATTCTCGTGCGCACCCTGCGCAACTCCATTCTGGAAGTCCTGACTGCGGAATACGTTGAATTTGCCCGTTCCAAAGGTCTGCAGTCCCGGGTGGTGATGCTGCGGCATGTGCTGCGCAATGCGTTGATTTCCACCGTCACGCTGCTCGGATTAAACATCGGTGCCCTGATCGGAGGCGCGGTCATCACGGAGTCGGTTTTCGCCATCCCCGGTGTGGGCCGCCTGATGATCGATTCCATCTTCGGACGCGACTACCCGGTGATTCAGGGCCTCACGCTGGTGTTCGCGGTGCTGGTGTCGCTGGTGTTCCTGATGACTGACCTCATTCATGCCCGCCTTGACCCACGCGTGGAGCACGCATGAATTCGCTGCTCGCTTACGCCAGACGGAGGACGCCGTGACCACCCTTACCCCAGCGACCCCTGCTGCGGCCGCACCACGCCGGACACGCAGACGTCCAAAACCCACGCTGGTGATGGGTCTGCTCTTACTGCTGCCCATCCTGGCCGCGACGTTCGCGCCGGGCCTCATCGCGCCCTACAGTCCCACGGAGTTCGACTACTCGGCCATTCTTAAACCTCCCAGCGCAAGCCATCTGTTCGGAACGGATAATTTCGGCCGGGATGTGTTCAGCCGGGTGGTGTACGGCACCCGCATCGATATGCAGATCGCGCTGCTGACTACGCTTTTTCCTTTCGTGTTCGGCAGTCTGCTGGGCGCGTTCACTGGATTCATCGGCCGTTGGCCGGACATGCTGGTCGGCCGCATTGCGGATCTCGTGGTGGTGTTTCCGTTCCTGGTTCTGGTTATCGCGATCGTGGCCGTCCTTGGACCAGGCCTGACCAACATGTACATCGCCGTGAGTGCGGTCGGTTGGGTCGCGTACTGGCGCCTCGTGCGCGGAGAGGTGCTGGCGCAAAAGGAAGCAGAGTACGCCCAGGCCGCGCGCGTTCTGGGTTTCAGCCCCTCGCGGGTGCTGCTCAGGCACATCCTTCCGAATGCGGTAACGCCAGCCATCGTCTACCTCATGACCGACATGAGTCTGGGTATTCTGCTGGGCGCTTCGCTTGGGTACCTCGGACTCGGCGCGCAGCCACCCACGCCCGAATGGGGTGTGATGGTGGCGGACGGCAAAAACTTCATGGTCACCGCGTGGTGGATTTCCGGCTTTCCCGGCCTTGCCCTCACCCTGGCTGGCGTCACGTTCAGTCTGATCGGCGACGGCCTCGCCGACGCCCTGAGGCCCCGCTCGTGACCGGTTCTCCGTCTCCGGTCCTGAGTGTCCGGAACCTGAACGTTCATATTCCAACCCCGCGGGGTGAACTGCACGCGGTGCGCGGTGTCGACTTCGATCTGCAGCCGGGCGAGGTGCTCGGCCTGGTCGGCGAGAGCGGCAGCGGCAAGAGCGTCACTCTGCGGGCCCTGCTGCAGCTGCACCGCAAGCCCATCCGGGTCACGGGTGCTGTTCAATACGACCGGCAGGATTTAATCGGGCTGTCTGAAAGCCGATTACGAACCATACGGGGTGCACAGATAGGCATGATCTTTCAGGAGCCGATGACCGCCCTGAATCCAGTGCTGACCATTGGGGAGCAGATCCGCGAGAACCTGCACGAGCACCGGGGTCTGCGGGGGCGTCCAGCCGAGGACCGCGCCGCAGAACTCCTTGACCTGGTGGGCATTCCCAGCGCCCGTACCCGCCTCAAGGACTACCCGCACCAGTTCTCCGGAGGTATGCGTCAACGCGCCATGATCGCCATTGCCCTCGCGGCCGAGCCGCGCGTGCTGCTGGCTGACGAGCCGACCACCGCGCTGGATGTGACCATCCAGGATCAGATTCTCCGGCTGCTCCTGCGCCTGCGTAAGCAGCTCGGCATGAGCATCATTCTGGTGACACACGACCTGGGTGTCGTGGCACAGACCTGTGACCGGGTCGCCGTGATGTACGCCGGACGCTTGGTGGAAACCGCAGGCGTAACCGACCTGTTCCGGCAGCCGAGGCATGCCTACACCCTCGGTCTGATGCGCAGCCTGCCCGATATCGGTGCGCATCGCCGTCCTTTGCAGCCTATTCCGGGTTCGCCGCCTGACCTGCGGGACATCCCGCAGGCATGCGCGTTCAGTCCGCGGTGCGCATACAGCACCCAGGCCTGCCTGGGCGCGGAACCTCCGCTTGTGCCTATCGATGACGGACGGGCAAGCGCCTGCGTTCATCACGCAGAACTGCCTGGTGTGGCTGAGGTGACCGCATGACACACGAACCGCTGAATTCGGAGCCTCTGCTGAACGTCGAAGGCCTCACCAAAACCTTCCCTGTGTGTCAGGGCCTGTTGGAGCGCTGGCAGGGCAAACCCGCCAAGGCCGTCCGCGCGCTGACCGACGTGAACCTGAGCGTACAGCGGGGCGAGACCCTTGGCCTCGTGGGGGAAAGCGGCTGTGGCAAATCCACGCTCGCCCGCTGCCTGGTGCGGCTGCATCAGGCGGACAAGGGAAGCGTACGGTACGCGGGACAGGAGGTGCTCCTGTTGCAGGGTGACGCGCTGCGGCAGTATCACCGCCGCGTGCAGATGATCTTCCAGGACCCCTTCTCCTCACTCAATCCCCGCATGACGGTCGGACAGGCCCTGCGGGAAGTGCTTACCGTGCATCAGTTGCGGCCTAAGGCGCAGCACAACGAGCGGGTACATGAACTGTTGAACCTGGTGGGGCTGCCTGCCGAGGCTGCAGGCCGTCTTCCTCACGAATTCAGTGGAGGGCAGCGTCAGCGTATCGGCATTGCCCGCGCGCTGGCACTCGAACCAGAATGCATCGTTGCGGACGAACTTGTCAGTGCCCTTGACGTGAGCGTTCAGGCTCAGGTGGTGAACCTGCTGCTGGAACTGCAGGAGAAGCTTCACCTGACGGTGTTATTCGTCGCGCACGACCTGCGCCTCGTTCGCCATCTCTCGCACCGGGTGGCGGTCATGTACCTCGGACGGGTCGTGGAAATAGCCGCCACGCAGGATCTGTTCGAGCAGCCTGCCCATCCTTACACACAGGCTCTGCTGGCGGCCGCGCCACTTCTTGAGCCTGGCCAGCGCGCGGAAGTTCCCGCCCTGACCGGCGAGTTGCCCAGCCCACTCAACGTCCCCAGTGGCTGTCCGTTCCGCACGCGATGCCCGCATGCCTTCGACCGCTGCGTCACCGAGCGGCCTGAACTCTCGGAGATCCGTCCTCTGCAGCAGGTCGCGTGTCACCTGTACGATCCGGTGGACCAGGAAGTCCGCCTCCCGGTTGGGGTGGGCTGATGCCTCAGGAGGGAGAAGCGGACACCTCGCCCTTCGTGGTTGACCGGACACTCAGCGTGCCTCTCAGCGTGCAGTTGCGTGGCCAGATCGAATACGGCATCGCCTGCGGAGAGCTGCCGCCGGGCGCACGGCTCCCCAGCGTCCGCGACCTCGTGGCGCAAACAGGTGTCGCACACGTCACGGTCGCGCACGTATACAGGGATCTGGCTGCACGGGGGCTGATCGTTACTGTTGCTGGCCGGGGCACGTTCGTGGCGGATCCCAGTTCTTCGGGTCCCATGCAGGATGTCGCTGCATTACGTGGGTTGTTGAACGATGTGCTGTTCCAGGCTGAACGGGACGGCATTGAACCGGAGCGGGTCGTTGCGCTGTTGCAAGCCATGATCGCGCGCGGACACACGGCGCGCGATGTAGGAGTGCGGATTGTGCTCGTCGGTGTGTTGGATGTCGCCACCCGGGCTTACGCTCGGGAACTGCAGGCTCTCCTTCGCCCGGAAGACCGTGTGAAAGCTTGTACGTTCATCCAACTCGCCCAGCCTGCCCTCATTCAGGAGGTGCGGAGTGCGGACATCGTTCTTACCTTGGGCCACCGGCTTGCCGAGGCGCGAGCACTGCTACCGGGCCTGGACATCCTCCCGATGCGCGTTACCGTGTCCCATGAGACGCGGGAGCACCTCGCTGCCCTCGCGCCGGACACGCGTCTGGCACTGATTGCTACCTTCGATGACTTTCTCCCGACATTCCTGACCGGCGTGCACCGGTACGCGCCGCAGGTTCTGGACGTCCGTGCGGCTCACCTCGCAGAGCAGAATCTCCCGGAACTGCTCGCGTGGTGTGACGCAGCCGTGTATGCCAGCGGCGCAGACGGAATCGTCACAGCCCTCAACCCTGGCACGTTCGCCTTCGAGTACCGACATGCCGTCCACAGGCCTGATGCGGAGCGGACACTTTTACCGGTCATTGCTCAGCACCGCGCCCTGGTGCGCGAAAGGAAACATCATGAAAATTGAAGCGATGAACTGGATGCAGGTCGAGGCTTACCTCAGGGAAGATGACCGTTGCGTCCTGCCGCTCGGGAGCACCGAACAACACGGGTTTATGAGCCTGGCCGTGGACAACATCCTGCCGGAGCGACTTGCACAAGAGGTCGCTGCGCCGCTCGGTGTGCCGGTGTTTCCCACCCTCAATTACGGCATTACACCCTACTTCCGTGCTTACCCCGGCAGCGTGACACTGCGTGTTCAGACGTACCTGAGCGTCGTCCGTGATGTCCTCGACAGCCTGTATGAGCAGGGTTTCCGCCGCATTCTGATCGTCAACGGCCACGGAGGAAATTCGCCCGCTCAGGGCTTCTCAGGCGAATGGTCAGCGGACCATCCCGGGACGCAGGTGCTGTTTCACAACTGGTGGAACGCACCCAGGACCTGGCAGGAAGTGCAGCGGATCGACCCGGTCGCGTCACACGCCTCCTGGATGGAAAATTTCCCCTGGACCCGCCTGCCCGGCGTGACCCTGCCTGAGATTCAAAAACCGATGGCCGATCTGGACCGGCTGAGGCTCCTGTCGCCCGCTCAACTACGCCAGACCCTTGGCGACGGCAATTACGGCGGGCTGTATCAGCGCAGTGACGAGGACATGCTGGCGTTGTGGGCGGTGGCGGTCCAGGAAACATCAGGCCTGCTGCAGAACGGGTGGGTTCCGGCCAGCAGGTCGGAGCAGCAGACATGAAGCTGCTGATATGGGGAGCAGGCGCCATAGGAGGAACGATCGGTGCTTACCTCGTCCGGGCCGGGCATGACGTCACTTTCGTGGACTGCGCCGCGGATCACGTAAAGAGTATCCGCGAGGGCGGCCTGCACATCGAGGGGCCCATCGAATCGTTTACGGTGCACGCCGCGGCCTTCACGCCCGGCGAGGTCACAGGCCAGTGGGACCATGTGCTGCTGTGCACGAAGGCGCAGGACACCGCGAGTGCCGCAGGGCAGCTCGCTGACCACGTGACGCCCGCCGGGTGCGTCGTGTCGGTCCAGAATGGGTTGAACCCGCTTGTGCTGAACGCCACCTTCGGACAGGACCGGGTGCTGGGGAGCTTCGTCAATTTCGGAGCGGATTACCTCAGCCCGGGCGTGGTGCATTACGCCGGGCGGGGCGTGGTCGTGATCGGCGAGCAGGACGGGCAGCTTTCGGAGCGTGCGCGGGCCCTTCACGCGGCCCTGCGGGATTTCGACAGTAACGCCGTGCTCAGCGCGAACATGTTCGGGTATCTGTGGAGCAAACTCGGGTACGGTGCGTTGCTGTTCGCCACAGCCGTCACGAACGATGGCATCGCCGACGCCCTGGCGCGACCGGAGGACCGGACGCTGTATATCGCCCTGGGACGCGAAGTGATGCGCGTCGCTCTGGCCCACCAGATCACTCCGGAAGCCTTTAATGGTTTCAATCCTGCCGCCTTTCTCCCTGGCGCCAGCGATGACATGGCCCAGGCCAGCATGGATGAGATGGTGGCCTTCAACCGCCGGAGCGCCAAGACACACAGCGGCATCTGGCGTGACCTCGCGGTCCGCAAACGCCGCACGGAAGTGGACGCTCAACTGGGCTGGGTGGTGCATTTCGGTCAGGAGCACGGTCTTCCAACCCCCATCACGGCCCGCCTCGTCGACTTGATTCATGAACTCGAAAGCGGTCAGCGAGAGCTGAGCCGTGAGAACCTCGCGGAGCTTCACGCGGTGATCCCGGCCGTCACCCCGGCGACATGACAGCCGTGATAGACGGCCTGCGGGCCCTGCTGCCTTCCGGTGACCTGACATGTGTCGTGAGCGACGCCCTGGACCGTGGCTGGGCCCTCAGCGGCGCCTTCCGCCCCGTCTGGTCCGGTGCCTGCTGCGCCGGGGAAGCGGTCACCGTACGCACGTTCGGAACGGATCTCAGCGCCGTGTTCGACGCCATCTCTGTCGCCGAACCAGGGAGTGTCCTGGTGATCGACTCGCATGGCATCACAGGCGCCGCCTTCTGGGGGGAGCGCACGACCCGCGCCGCACTCGCCCGCCGCCTCGCTGGAGCCGTGATAGACGGGGGGTGCCGGGACGTGACGGCTGTACGTCAGCTGGGCTTTCCAGTATTCAGTACGGCCATCACGCCCAACGCAGGGTTGCCGGGAGGACGCGGCGCCGTCAACGTTCCCATTCAGGCTGGAGGCATTCCCGTGTCACCAGGAGATGTCGTCGTGGCTGACGAGAACGGAGTTGTGATCGTGCCGCAGCATCTCGCACCCGGCACACTCGAGCGCGTGCGGGTTCTGCTCGCTGCGGAGCAGCAGGTCTTTGCTCAGGCTGACCGGGGCATGGCTGTGCCACCGGAAAGCACAGAAAAAGGGATGGTTTAAGGTGAACGAATTCCAGCAACAGTCTGCCGAAATCAATGACCTGCTCTGCATCCTCAACCTGCTGACCTGGGACACACGCACCCAGATGCCGCCCGGCGGCAGCCAATCCAGGGCGCAGCAGACCGCGACGTTAAGCGGGCTCGCGCAGCAGCGGCTTCTTGATCCAGCGTTTGAGCATGCAGCGCGGGCGGCACTCAGCGCCGCAGAGCCCGCGAGCGTCCCAGCTCGTGCGGCCCAGCAGGCCATCAGCGCCGTCCGCGCGCTGAAACGGGTGCCGGTCGAGCTGACCCGCGACCTCGCCTTGACCAAGAGTGCCGCTCAGGACGCCTGGGCGGACGCCAGGGCCCACAGCGATTTCAGCCGGTTCGCGCCGCACCTGACGCGCATGGTGGACCTCCAGCGGCGACTGGCGGATGCGCTCGGGTACGACGCTCATCCTTACGACGCACTGCTCAACCTGTACGAGCCAGGACTCACGGCGGCCACGCTTCAACCCCTCTTCTCGCAGCTTCGCACGCATCACCTGTCACTGCTGCGCGAAGTCCAGGCACAGCCCCAGCCCCGCCTGGACTTTCTGGAGCGCGACTACGACGTCGCGGCGCAGCAGATCCTCGCGCTGGAACTCGCGCAGGCCATCGG
Protein-coding regions in this window:
- a CDS encoding IS701-like element ISDds6 family transposase — protein: MTVPHNWQRAFRGFLSPYLETLDNAKQRVCLPRYVRGLLAPLERKSTQPIAEHVGMPYQRLHHFVNVSHWDAEQIEIRLKRQAQRLCGGKNAVLIIDDTALPKSGDASVGVAYQYCGALGKIANCQSLVTLTLSDGSLFAPLSMRLFLPGSWAGNPERCQGAGVPVVRQHYRSKGEIAMEELDRALDAGVTFRVVLADAGYGINKDFRQALSQRGLTWAVGIVGIQKVFSLDVTLRDPPQKTGGRPGKHPIPSEIARPVKDVLHEIPPYRWHTVKGAKSSRWLVVRGRIADGLPNKRGLHLPGEAVWVVGEKRRGGEIKYYVTNHAPSTSMAQVVRDIKARWACEVLHLQSKEELGLDHFEGRSLLGLEHHIVLVLLTMMFLQTLRQQQCSVAAEIPTLPELRRTTSRALEQIWFGRCPHCGEVVQVGSTPLPGLKVRISNPYRRKKTLSLSDNFNTP
- a CDS encoding SDR family NAD(P)-dependent oxidoreductase, encoding MKKPEHDRAVGRLSDRVLLVTGGSSGIGRAIALAAAAEGAQVVIADVHPEGAEQTLAAITAANGEATFFPCDVASDVQVRDLMEAAIHRFGQLDILVNNAGIGGDNAPAHELDLETWDRIMAVNLRGPFLCARYALPHLMQSGSGVIVNVASTYGLIGAPNAPAYCASKGGVVNLTRQLAVDYGQRGVRVNAVCPGYVDTDMGGRRASLPPEEAQAAHDRREANAARQPLGRQAHADEISRAVIFLASGESSFMTGSIVTVDGGCTATFNHD
- a CDS encoding ABC transporter substrate-binding protein, with protein sequence MNRFIRTTLALSSMLAFTQALGVTRGGELVYGRYADSLFLDPVLNDANVDIWILTNLYDTLLQPTADGKGVQPGLASAYTVAPDGKSMRLTLRPGLRFADGSALTAQDVKWSLDRARKPDNGAWSGSLASISNIVASGNTVTLNLKQPDPTLPAALATFNAAIMPQKLFNAARGSTEAAKAKAFAEKPIGSGPFVLSSWKKGSSMVLKRNPYYWKKGADGKALPYLNSIRFEIIPDDNTRILKLQAGELHGAEFIPLSRVAELKANPKINMQLFPSTKVNTVLMNNRPKLKDGTANPLSDVRVRQALNYATNKEALVQIVTFGNGKPMRSFMSATTPLFAPQASYTYDLAKAKQLLADAGYPNGFEVVTLATSGNADDLALLTTLQQMWGAAGVRLKIEQLDNATKTARYRAADFQMRTAAWTNDINDPSQITSYFAIYDNIQSLYTGYKSAEIDRLFAQSQQETNPARRASQYNQIQGIYMKAAPIVFLYETPYPVALSKNVKGFVQIPLGNNIFAATSLEK
- a CDS encoding ABC transporter permease, which gives rise to MRATYVIKRLLQIIPTFIAVLILVFLLVRLLPGDPASAILGDRATPEIVERTRRELGLDKPLPVQFGIFVQNLLRGDLGESSSLKVPVFRLIVERLPVTLFLSAYAALIAVLLAVPLAVLAAVRRDTWVDSLIRGVFQVALSLPVFYVALQLLTLLGAKLGWFPIGGYGDSLKDHLYHLFLPALTLGFNLAAILVRTLRNSILEVLTAEYVEFARSKGLQSRVVMLRHVLRNALISTVTLLGLNIGALIGGAVITESVFAIPGVGRLMIDSIFGRDYPVIQGLTLVFAVLVSLVFLMTDLIHARLDPRVEHA
- a CDS encoding ABC transporter permease, with protein sequence MTTLTPATPAAAAPRRTRRRPKPTLVMGLLLLLPILAATFAPGLIAPYSPTEFDYSAILKPPSASHLFGTDNFGRDVFSRVVYGTRIDMQIALLTTLFPFVFGSLLGAFTGFIGRWPDMLVGRIADLVVVFPFLVLVIAIVAVLGPGLTNMYIAVSAVGWVAYWRLVRGEVLAQKEAEYAQAARVLGFSPSRVLLRHILPNAVTPAIVYLMTDMSLGILLGASLGYLGLGAQPPTPEWGVMVADGKNFMVTAWWISGFPGLALTLAGVTFSLIGDGLADALRPRS
- a CDS encoding ABC transporter ATP-binding protein, encoding MTGSPSPVLSVRNLNVHIPTPRGELHAVRGVDFDLQPGEVLGLVGESGSGKSVTLRALLQLHRKPIRVTGAVQYDRQDLIGLSESRLRTIRGAQIGMIFQEPMTALNPVLTIGEQIRENLHEHRGLRGRPAEDRAAELLDLVGIPSARTRLKDYPHQFSGGMRQRAMIAIALAAEPRVLLADEPTTALDVTIQDQILRLLLRLRKQLGMSIILVTHDLGVVAQTCDRVAVMYAGRLVETAGVTDLFRQPRHAYTLGLMRSLPDIGAHRRPLQPIPGSPPDLRDIPQACAFSPRCAYSTQACLGAEPPLVPIDDGRASACVHHAELPGVAEVTA
- a CDS encoding ABC transporter ATP-binding protein, producing MTHEPLNSEPLLNVEGLTKTFPVCQGLLERWQGKPAKAVRALTDVNLSVQRGETLGLVGESGCGKSTLARCLVRLHQADKGSVRYAGQEVLLLQGDALRQYHRRVQMIFQDPFSSLNPRMTVGQALREVLTVHQLRPKAQHNERVHELLNLVGLPAEAAGRLPHEFSGGQRQRIGIARALALEPECIVADELVSALDVSVQAQVVNLLLELQEKLHLTVLFVAHDLRLVRHLSHRVAVMYLGRVVEIAATQDLFEQPAHPYTQALLAAAPLLEPGQRAEVPALTGELPSPLNVPSGCPFRTRCPHAFDRCVTERPELSEIRPLQQVACHLYDPVDQEVRLPVGVG
- a CDS encoding GntR family transcriptional regulator, whose amino-acid sequence is MPQEGEADTSPFVVDRTLSVPLSVQLRGQIEYGIACGELPPGARLPSVRDLVAQTGVAHVTVAHVYRDLAARGLIVTVAGRGTFVADPSSSGPMQDVAALRGLLNDVLFQAERDGIEPERVVALLQAMIARGHTARDVGVRIVLVGVLDVATRAYARELQALLRPEDRVKACTFIQLAQPALIQEVRSADIVLTLGHRLAEARALLPGLDILPMRVTVSHETREHLAALAPDTRLALIATFDDFLPTFLTGVHRYAPQVLDVRAAHLAEQNLPELLAWCDAAVYASGADGIVTALNPGTFAFEYRHAVHRPDAERTLLPVIAQHRALVRERKHHEN
- a CDS encoding creatininase family protein yields the protein MKIEAMNWMQVEAYLREDDRCVLPLGSTEQHGFMSLAVDNILPERLAQEVAAPLGVPVFPTLNYGITPYFRAYPGSVTLRVQTYLSVVRDVLDSLYEQGFRRILIVNGHGGNSPAQGFSGEWSADHPGTQVLFHNWWNAPRTWQEVQRIDPVASHASWMENFPWTRLPGVTLPEIQKPMADLDRLRLLSPAQLRQTLGDGNYGGLYQRSDEDMLALWAVAVQETSGLLQNGWVPASRSEQQT